The following proteins are encoded in a genomic region of Pseudomonas sp. Os17:
- the rplT gene encoding 50S ribosomal protein L20, producing MARVKRGVIARKRHKKILKLAKGYYGARSRVFRVAKQAVIKAGQYAYRDRRQKKRQFRALWIARINAGARTNGLSYSRLIAGLKKASIEIDRKVLADLAVNEKAAFAAIVEKAKATLA from the coding sequence ATGGCTCGTGTAAAGCGTGGCGTCATTGCCCGTAAACGTCACAAAAAAATTCTGAAACTTGCTAAAGGCTACTACGGCGCTCGCTCGCGCGTATTCCGTGTTGCCAAGCAAGCGGTAATCAAGGCAGGCCAATACGCCTACCGTGACCGTCGTCAGAAAAAACGTCAGTTCCGCGCTCTGTGGATCGCTCGTATCAACGCTGGTGCTCGTACCAACGGTCTGTCTTACAGCCGTTTGATCGCTGGCCTGAAAAAGGCGTCCATCGAGATCGACCGTAAGGTTCTGGCTGATCTGGCAGTGAACGAAAAAGCGGCGTTTGCTGCGATTGTCGAGAAAGCTAAAGCCACCTTGGCTTAA
- the pheS gene encoding phenylalanine--tRNA ligase subunit alpha: protein MENLDALVSQALEAVQHAEDINALEQIRVHFLGKKGELTQVMKTLGNLPAEERPQVGALINVAKERVTEVLNARKAAFEEAELSAKLAAECIDVTLPGRGQTSGGLHPITRTLERIEQFFTHIGYGIAEGPEVEDDYHNFEALNIPGHHPARSMHDTFYFNANMLLRTHTSPVQVRTMESQQPPIRIVCPGRVYRSDSDITHSPMFHQVEGLLVDRDINFADLKGTIEEFLRVFFEKELAVRFRPSYFPFTEPSAEVDMECVMCSGKGCRVCKQTGWLEVMGCGMVHPNVLRMSGIDPEEFQGFAFGMGAERLAMLRYGVNDLRLFFDNDLRFLAQFR, encoded by the coding sequence ATGGAAAACCTGGATGCGCTGGTTTCTCAAGCACTTGAGGCCGTGCAACACGCTGAAGACATCAATGCCCTGGAGCAGATCCGGGTTCACTTCCTTGGCAAGAAGGGCGAGCTGACTCAGGTGATGAAGACCCTGGGCAATCTCCCTGCCGAAGAGCGCCCGCAAGTCGGTGCGCTGATCAACGTGGCCAAGGAGCGTGTGACAGAGGTTCTCAATGCGCGCAAAGCCGCTTTCGAGGAGGCGGAACTCAGCGCCAAGCTCGCCGCCGAATGCATTGACGTAACCCTGCCGGGCCGTGGCCAGACCTCCGGTGGTCTGCACCCGATTACACGGACCCTGGAACGTATCGAACAGTTCTTCACCCATATCGGCTATGGCATTGCCGAAGGCCCTGAGGTCGAAGACGACTATCACAACTTTGAGGCGCTCAACATCCCAGGCCATCACCCGGCCCGGTCGATGCATGACACCTTCTATTTCAATGCGAACATGTTGTTGCGCACCCACACCTCGCCGGTACAGGTCCGCACCATGGAATCGCAGCAGCCGCCGATTCGCATCGTCTGCCCGGGCCGTGTGTATCGTAGCGACTCCGATATCACCCACTCACCAATGTTCCACCAGGTCGAAGGCCTGCTGGTCGACCGCGATATCAACTTCGCCGACCTGAAAGGCACCATTGAAGAGTTCTTGCGGGTGTTCTTTGAAAAAGAACTGGCCGTACGTTTCCGTCCTTCCTACTTCCCGTTCACCGAGCCTTCCGCTGAAGTTGATATGGAATGCGTGATGTGCAGCGGTAAAGGCTGCCGTGTCTGCAAGCAGACTGGCTGGCTGGAGGTGATGGGTTGCGGCATGGTTCACCCGAACGTGCTGCGTATGTCCGGGATCGACCCGGAAGAGTTCCAGGGCTTTGCCTTCGGCATGGGCGCCGAGCGTCTGGCCATGCTGCGTTACGGTGTCAATGACTTGCGCCTGTTCTTCGACAACGACTTGCGGTTCCTTGCGCAATTTCGCTAG